The genomic interval CCAGCGGCTCCAGATAGCGGCGCAGTCCGCGCGCCTGGAGCGACGCCAGGTCCTCCCGGGCCCAGGAGGAGGCCACGTCCTCCGACGACGACGAGGCCACCTCCGCCTGCTTCACGTCACTCACGCGGTCCGCCCTACCCCTCTTGCCTCGGCTCCAGCGGACGGATGCCCGCCTTCTCCAACAGCGCCATGTCCTGGCTGTACTCGGGGTTGCCCGTGGTGAGCAGCTTCTCGCCGAAGAACAGCGAGTTGGCGCCCGCCATCATGCACAACAGCTGCGCCTCCTCGTTCATCTGCTGGCGGCCCGCGGACAGGCGCACCATCGACTGCGGCATCAGGATGCGCGCGGTCGCAATCGTGCGCACCATGTCCACCGTCTCCACGCGCGGCTGCTCCGCCAGGGGCGTGCCCTCCACGGCCACCAGCGCGTTGACGGGCACCGACTCCGGGTGGTGCTCCTGGTTCGCCAGCGTGCGCAGCAGGTTGCAGCGGTCATCCACCGACTCACCCATGCCGATGATGCCGCCGCAGCACACGGAGATGCCCGCGTCGCGCACCCGGCCCAGCGTGCGCAGGCGGTCGTCGTACACTCGCGTGGAGATGATGTCGCCGTAGTGCTCGGGCGAGGTGTCCAGGTTGTGGTTGTACGCGGACAGCCCCGCCTCCTTCAGCCGCTTCGCCTGGCTGTCGGTGAGCATCCCCAGCGTGGCGCACGCCTCCATGCCCAGCGCTCGCACGCCGCGCACCATCTCCAGCACGCTGTCGAACTGCGGGCCGTCCTTCACCTCGCGCCACGCCGCGCCCATGCAGAAGCGCGTGGCCCCCGCCGAGCGCGCCTTCTGGGCGGCCGACAGCACCTCCGGCACCGCCATCAACTTCTCCGCCTTCACGCCCGTCTTGTAGCGCGCCGCCTGCGGGCAATAGCCGCAGTCCTCCGGACAGCCGCCCGTCTTGATGGACAACAGCGAGCACAGCTGCACCTTGTTCTCCTGGAACACGGCGCGATGCACCGTCTGCGCCCGGTGCACCAACTCCAG from Myxococcus stipitatus carries:
- the bioB gene encoding biotin synthase BioB, producing the protein MSDTAAASESFHGHAHHAAPPPEGVAVRHDWELAEVRAIYSMPLLELVHRAQTVHRAVFQENKVQLCSLLSIKTGGCPEDCGYCPQAARYKTGVKAEKLMAVPEVLSAAQKARSAGATRFCMGAAWREVKDGPQFDSVLEMVRGVRALGMEACATLGMLTDSQAKRLKEAGLSAYNHNLDTSPEHYGDIISTRVYDDRLRTLGRVRDAGISVCCGGIIGMGESVDDRCNLLRTLANQEHHPESVPVNALVAVEGTPLAEQPRVETVDMVRTIATARILMPQSMVRLSAGRQQMNEEAQLLCMMAGANSLFFGEKLLTTGNPEYSQDMALLEKAGIRPLEPRQEG